The following are encoded together in the Pectobacterium punjabense genome:
- the rhaS gene encoding HTH-type transcriptional activator RhaS → MTLLRGDDFFTSRAVTVAVEPRTPQTAFPEHYHDFWEIVLVEQGAGVHVFNDQPYALCSGTVFFVRDNDRHLFEDVEGLCLTNMLYRSPRGFRFLSDIAAFLPYGPNGEWQGQWQVNVVGMQQLKQSLNSLAELAQSDAPEAIAASESLFLQILVQLRQHCFQTQGNGSERQGVQALLGWLQNNYSEEVNWGGLADQFSLPLRTLHRQLKQHTGMTPQRYLNRLRLLEARRRLQQSDDSITTIAHACGFSDSNHFSTQFRKAFSQAPKSLRHQAFSREE, encoded by the coding sequence ATGACGTTACTTCGTGGTGATGATTTTTTTACTTCGCGTGCCGTGACGGTCGCGGTAGAGCCGCGTACCCCACAGACGGCCTTTCCTGAGCATTATCATGATTTCTGGGAAATTGTGCTGGTGGAGCAGGGCGCTGGCGTCCATGTATTTAACGACCAACCCTACGCACTGTGTAGCGGGACGGTGTTCTTTGTTCGCGATAACGATCGGCATCTGTTCGAAGATGTAGAAGGATTGTGCCTGACCAACATGTTGTACCGTTCGCCGCGCGGGTTTCGCTTCCTGTCTGATATCGCCGCATTTTTGCCGTATGGTCCAAATGGCGAGTGGCAAGGGCAGTGGCAGGTGAATGTGGTGGGAATGCAACAGTTAAAGCAATCGCTGAACAGCCTGGCGGAACTGGCGCAGAGCGATGCGCCGGAAGCGATTGCTGCCAGCGAGAGCCTGTTTCTGCAAATTTTGGTGCAGCTGCGTCAGCACTGTTTCCAAACGCAGGGTAACGGTTCCGAGCGTCAGGGAGTGCAGGCGCTGTTGGGCTGGCTGCAAAATAATTACAGTGAAGAGGTTAACTGGGGCGGTCTGGCCGATCAGTTTTCGCTTCCGCTGCGTACATTGCACCGTCAGCTAAAACAACACACGGGTATGACACCACAACGCTATCTGAATCGGTTAAGATTGCTGGAGGCACGTCGGCGGTTGCAGCAGAGTGATGACTCGATCACCACCATTGCGCACGCCTGTGGATTTAGCGACAGCAATCACTTCTCGACGCAATTCCGCAAGGCATTCTCGCAGGCGCCCAAATCACTACGCCATCAGGCGTTTTCTCGTGAAGAGTAG